From the Helianthus annuus cultivar XRQ/B chromosome 17, HanXRQr2.0-SUNRISE, whole genome shotgun sequence genome, the window CTTATCGCTATACACGAAATAGCGACCGAtatttcatcgctatcgctacgtaACATATAGGTaccttgtcgctattcgctatcgataactatggATTAGAGTGAGGAGGACGAGTGATTCTTAGGGCGTTGGTGTGATTAAGATAGTCGTGTATGTTTCCCCTTTTCCAGGAAGTTGCAATGTTTTGACTTTACAAATAGTTTTATGTGATTATTTGACTCTTCACCAAATAGCTAGTAATGCTTCAATAGCTCCAATTACGTTTATTATATTTGTATAATGGACAGTTTGTAATGTAATGCAATGTAATGATGATAAGGAATAATCATGTAATTCAGGATTGAGAAGTTATAAATGTGGCAACCTTCATGTTCTAAAATGGAAGTTGTTGCAGTTTCATGGACAAaaggatgattttttttttgtttaatgtgTAGCAAGACTGCTAAAGGTTCAAATATCTATTCAGTATTCACACCTTAGCTCACTTGGACAGATGATTTTATGTTATCTATTAGTAGTCATAGCTATTTTTAACCTATAGATTTGTCTGCTTTTAGCTTCTAAGTATTAATTGAAACTAAATGTTTTCGCCATTTAAGTTTGTAAGATAATCAGTGTTTTTGTTGATGAACACTCTACAGGAAGATCAAGAGAACACGTCTCATTTTCATGTTGCTGTCAGTTGCATTGCACAGTCTTTAAAAGTTCAGATCATCAACAGGCCATATGATGAAATTGCAATATGTTTCTTCAATACCGTAAGAACACCCCCCACTAATTCTTttctcattattttttttttatacacCAACTTCTTTTTTTAATCTTCACGGCCTGAAGTAATTAGCGTTTTATGTATTTCAACGGGTATTATTGGCAGAGAGAGAAGAAAAATCTGCAAGATCTTAATGGTGTTTATGTATTTAACGTTGCTGAGAGAGAATATCTGGACAGCCTTACAGCGCGGTTCATAAAAGAATTTGATCGTGTAGAAGGTATGCTTGTGGTGTAATCTACTAAATTCAAATGATCATGCTTTAGGATTCCAAAGTCTTTTATACAACCTGTTTGTTATATGAATGCAGAATCCTTCAGTAAAGTTATCGGGAGTCAGTATGGTATTGTTCCTGGATCTAGGGATAATTCTTTGTACAATGCAATCTGGGTTGCACAAGCACTATTGCGTaaagggtttgtttttttttatatgtttttactCCTACGATAGTACGGTATGAGTTTCCACTTTATATAATAACAATTTGATGAATTCTTCAGATCTGCTAAAACAGCTGATAAACGCATCTTGTTGCTTACAAATGAAGATGACCCGTTTGGAAGTATCAAAGGAGTGACAAAACTAGACATGACTAGAACCACATTGCAGCGGGCTAAGGTGATCGTTAATTATTATAAAAGGTTTAATTAAGACAGTTATATAAAATGaggagtaaaatgtcattttcgtccttgaggtttggccagttttgcgactttcatcccaaggtttgtttttccgcatttggatccaaaaggtttgaaatcttgccattttcatccgattCGTttactccatccatttttctcgggggtatttttgtcttttttgttaacttaaaaggcaATTCGGTCCTTTTCAGGGGTatttggtctttttacataaagtgaaaaagaccgaattgtcttttaagttagcaaaaatgacggaaatacccctgacttaacagagaaaatggatggagtttaacgagccggatgaaaatggcaagatttcataccttttggatccagatgcggaaaaacaaacctttggacgaaagtcgcaaaaccggccaaaacctcatggacgaaatgacattttactcttataATGAAAATAAGATAATAATCAGAGTTTTGTTTAGTACATACAAGATTCTTATTTTCAACGTTGCAGGATGCACAAGACCTTGGAATTGCCATTGAACTTCTTCCTTTAAGTAGGCCAAATGAAGAATTTAACGTCTCACTTTTTTATGCTGTAAGTTGACTCTATGAATCATAGTTTTAAAAAACGGCTGAGGCGTGCGCCTCGAGGCGAAACACCCAAAAAACGattctgaggcgcgcctcaggggGATTATGTTATACGTGCGCCTCAGAAGGGCTGAGGCGCTAAAAAGGCTGTGCCTCAGGTGCGCCTCAGGGGTTTTTGATGcttgtttttgaatttttgtgtcaatttcaagcaatttatgtttttttatgtgtgtttttgatcattttgatgaatttgatgatgaatttagttaggattattatttttataagatatataatttttatattaattttttaattccgcctcggttcgcctcgaggcttacgcctcgtgaggcgaaggtaAAACGCCTCaaaactcgtttccgttcttttaaaccttgcTATGAATATATGTTTTATATTATAGATTTATAGTTATCAGTTATATAAATATCATTGCGTTAATTTTAAATATATCAGGATTTGATCGGATTAGATGGTGATGAGCTTGCTCAGTTTATGCCATTGGCTGGAGAAAGGTATGCACGATTTATATTATAACAGAGAAAACAATGAAAAAGATATTATCACATGATTCACATATACATTGTTGTATGCATTCTATGATAATTCTTCATGGTTATTATGTCGAAATACTTTTCTTATAAGAATAAGGGTTTATTAAATTTCAGATTTGaagacatgaataaacaattaaGAAAACGAATGTTCAAGAAGCGCAGAGTTCGTAGGATCAGTTTTATGATTCCAGGTGGATTATCAATTGAACTCAATACATACGCTCTCATTCGTCCCAGTATTCCAGGTCAGCAAAGTGTCTTCATTTTTCTTTCAACAAAAATTACAAAATGGAAATTACGGGCCTTGAGGACTGATTCTTTTTACTGTCGTTTCAGGAAAAGTTACATGGCTCGATTCCGTCACTAATCTTCCTCTAAAGGTAATTAAATAGTTGTTTTCTTTTGTTTGATCCTTGAAGTCATGTTGGCCGCATTTTGCAGGCTGAAAGATCACTTATTTGTGCTGACACTGGAGCAATTGTGAAAGAAGCTAATAAGCGTTTTCAAACTTACAAGAAGTAAGTTACAGTTTCTGTGACCTGTTAACTTTATAGCTACTAGGGTCGTAGTCACCCGCGTGTTGCGCCAGGACGCCATTGGAATTCGCTACGTATTGCACACCATGATAACCAATGAATAAATTCgtaaattaaacaaaataatatcTAAATATGTTAATGTTATTTGCGTCGTAGCTCGGCTCTGAACATCAATATAATAAGAAAAGATAAAACAATAAGGTAAATAACAAAGGTAAACATAAAAGAAAACGATAGGAACTCGGTCGGTTTCAGTGCACTCGTaaatggaaaaaaattaaaaaatttccTAAAGGGTATCTGCGCGTATCTTAACTGACTATCATGCACTTTTATAGTAAGGATATCACGTTTACCACAGACGAGCTGTCGGAAATCAAGAGAGTATCAACAGGAAATCTACGGCTTTTAGGGTTCAAGCCGCTAAGTTGCTTGAAGGATTATCACAACTTGAAGCCGTCACTATTTGTCTGCCCTAGTGATGAGGTTGTTTTCACTTTTCACACctaaaatttcatttattttaATCAAGTAGATGTTAAGctctgttattattattattttttatgtaaGTAGTCTTTATGTTTTTGCAGGAAGTCATGGGAAGCACATGCATTTTCATTGCTCTTTACAGATCTATGATACGCCTCAAACGGTTAGTGTTCGAAATTACTCAATTAGTATTTTATTATCTCAAGAAAATTCTGTAATTGATCACGTTAATTAGATAGGTCTGATAGATATTTATCGTTGGGAACCTTATAGTTAACGTATGTTTTTTAGGATTTTGTCGAAGTCTTTTATATATTTTGTGATTTCAGTTTTGCAGTTGCGTTTTACGGGAGTTCATCTCGACCTCAGTTGGTTGCTCTGGTTGCGCAAGTAAGATATGGTCAAATTCATGGGTCAAACAAATTACTTTTATTCTTCATCTTATTTTCTTGTGattattttcaattttatttcttaaatCACAGGAAGAAATCATTGACGGTGGTGGTCAGATTGAGCCGCCAGGAATGCACATTATATATCTTCCGTATTCAGATGACATAAGACCCATTGAAGAGGCACGAAAAAACCTTAGTTGAGATGCGATAATGTTGATGCTTTTATCACGTTTTCAACTTTTTAACTATATTAACAGTAAATATTACTGCAATATACTTTTTGGAAATTAATTATCAAAATTATTAAGGAACGACATAAGCATGTTATTCACATCATTATCTTAGGTTGAATGTtattaatggtgttttttttacTTGTGGCAGCTTCACGCAGATACTAGTGGCGTGCCTTTGGCCACTGATGATCAAATCCAAAAGGCTGCTGCTTTGGTCAAACGTGTTGACTTAAAAGATTTCTCTGTCTGCCAATTCTCCAATCCCGGTAGCCCCTTTGGTTTAGAATGTTATGTAAAACAATTTAAAGAAAaagttaatattattttttagacATGTTAGTATTAGGTTGCCTTTTCTATTTATatataagagtaaaatgccattttcgtcatGGCATTTTACGCTTGTATATAGAGAGTTAATTACAGTTTGCCTCCCTGTGGTTTGGGGCACTTTTCAATTTGCCTCCCTCTAGCAAAGACTTTTTTGTGCTGCATACATAAACTCCCCATACTTTTCACTCAGGGCGGACCTAGGTGAAGCCCAGGGTGGGTaggcgcaccccttgaaaaaaaaaatagtttattttttaggcaaaaaaacCCGATCGCACCCTCTGAAAATATGCTTGAACCATTCATCCGCACCCCCAACAaataattcctgggtccgccacttgTTTCACTTTGCCTCCCTGTGGatactttcgtccaaaggtttgtttaaaacttaaaaggcaatacttgtacattatgccaaatgcttgtacataaagtgaaaaaaacCAAATTGCcatttaagttaacaaaaagacgaaagtacccctgacttaacggaaaaaaatggatggagttaacgagccggatgaaaatggcaagatttcaaaccttttggatccagatgcagaaaaacaaacatttggacgaaaTTCGTAAAactaaccaaacctcagggaca encodes:
- the LOC118489097 gene encoding ATP-dependent DNA helicase 2 subunit KU70-like produces the protein MDIDPDDVFRDDEDDPENDLLQDRQSSKELVVFLVDASPKMFNITCPGEDQENTSHFHVAVSCIAQSLKVQIINRPYDEIAICFFNTREKKNLQDLNGVYVFNVAEREYLDSLTARFIKEFDRVEESFSKVIGSQYGIVPGSRDNSLYNAIWVAQALLRKGSAKTADKRILLLTNEDDPFGSIKGVTKLDMTRTTLQRAKDAQDLGIAIELLPLSRPNEEFNVSLFYADLIGLDGDELAQFMPLAGERFEDMNKQLRKRMFKKRRVRRISFMIPGGLSIELNTYALIRPSIPGKVTWLDSVTNLPLKAERSLICADTGAIVKEANKRFQTYKNKDITFTTDELSEIKRVSTGNLRLLGFKPLSCLKDYHNLKPSLFVCPSDEEVMGSTCIFIALYRSMIRLKRFAVAFYGSSSRPQLVALVAQEEIIDGGGQIEPPGMHIIYLPYSDDIRPIEELHADTSGVPLATDDQIQKAAALVKRVDLKDFSVCQFSNPALQSHYALVQAMALDEDEMPEIIDETLPDEEGMARPGIAKALEEFKICVYGENYEEEDEKANNVGKKRKQITEEAVNKASYYDWGKLADDGKLKDLTVQELKTYLTANKLTVAGKKEVLINRILTHMGK